One genomic segment of Desulforamulus reducens MI-1 includes these proteins:
- a CDS encoding YerC/YecD family TrpR-related protein has protein sequence MAYQGKLKDKLNDRLFEAILSLKSIDDCYHFFEDICTVSELRSLAQRLEVAKMLEANRTYGEIATKTGASTATISRVKRCLNYGADGYKLVLNRLADPTPLKEQKTEE, from the coding sequence TTGGCATATCAGGGTAAATTAAAAGACAAACTCAATGACCGTCTTTTCGAAGCTATTTTATCCTTGAAAAGTATTGATGACTGCTATCACTTTTTTGAAGATATATGTACCGTTTCCGAGCTGCGCTCCTTGGCCCAGCGTTTGGAGGTAGCCAAAATGTTGGAGGCAAATCGAACCTATGGTGAGATTGCCACCAAAACCGGTGCCAGCACCGCCACCATCAGCCGGGTGAAACGCTGCCTAAACTATGGGGCGGATGGTTATAAGCTAGTTTTAAATCGTTTAGCTGATCCAACTCCATTAAAAGAACAAAAAACAGAAGAATAA
- the purD gene encoding phosphoribosylamine--glycine ligase, with product MKILVVGGGGREHALVWKLRQSPRVKQIYCAPGNAGISQIAACINVRAEDTQGLLNFAKKEQIDLTVVGPEIPLTNGIVDLFQQEGLKIFGPSKAAAEIEGSKALAKDIMAKYNIPTARYATFEDAEEAREYVKKYGAPCVIKADGLAAGKGVIVAMDDETALAAVDIIMAERAFGKAGDRVVIEEFLQGEEVSILAFVDGETIVPMVASQDHKRVGDQDTGPNTGGMGAYAPAPVYTSELAKLVERDILYPTVKALASEGRTYRGVLYAGLMVTPEGPKVLEFNARFGDPETQPVLSLLETDLVDIMEAIMEDRLAQQSVMWKDEAAVCVVMAAKGYPGEYEKDMAITGFDQVPAGVEVFHAGTTLRQGEVVVSGGRVLGVTATGRDISKAVELAYQGVKAIHFAGAHYRSDIGQRALNRE from the coding sequence ATGAAAATTTTAGTGGTTGGCGGTGGCGGGCGGGAACACGCCTTGGTCTGGAAGCTCAGACAAAGCCCCCGCGTGAAGCAAATATACTGCGCCCCAGGTAATGCGGGTATCAGCCAGATTGCTGCCTGCATCAATGTTCGTGCAGAGGATACCCAGGGATTGCTGAATTTCGCTAAAAAAGAACAGATTGACCTGACAGTGGTGGGGCCGGAAATCCCTTTGACCAATGGTATTGTGGATCTGTTCCAGCAGGAAGGTCTTAAAATTTTTGGTCCCTCCAAGGCTGCTGCGGAAATAGAAGGCAGTAAAGCCCTGGCTAAAGATATTATGGCTAAATACAACATCCCCACTGCCCGTTATGCAACCTTTGAAGATGCTGAGGAAGCAAGGGAGTATGTAAAGAAATATGGTGCACCCTGTGTCATTAAGGCCGATGGCTTAGCTGCGGGTAAGGGTGTTATCGTAGCAATGGATGATGAAACAGCTCTGGCAGCGGTGGATATCATCATGGCAGAAAGGGCCTTTGGCAAGGCTGGGGATCGTGTGGTGATAGAAGAGTTTTTACAGGGTGAAGAAGTAAGCATTCTAGCCTTTGTGGATGGAGAAACCATTGTACCGATGGTAGCTTCCCAGGACCATAAGAGAGTGGGGGATCAGGATACTGGCCCCAACACCGGGGGCATGGGTGCCTATGCTCCGGCACCAGTTTATACGTCGGAACTGGCCAAGCTAGTGGAGCGGGATATTTTATACCCGACGGTGAAGGCCTTGGCTTCGGAAGGTCGGACCTACCGGGGTGTGCTCTATGCAGGGCTCATGGTAACACCCGAGGGGCCGAAGGTGCTAGAATTTAATGCCCGCTTCGGTGATCCGGAAACCCAGCCGGTATTAAGCCTGCTGGAGACAGACCTAGTGGATATTATGGAAGCCATCATGGAAGACAGGTTGGCCCAACAATCGGTGATGTGGAAGGATGAAGCGGCTGTTTGTGTGGTTATGGCAGCCAAGGGCTACCCCGGAGAGTACGAAAAGGATATGGCAATAACTGGCTTCGATCAGGTCCCAGCAGGCGTAGAAGTATTCCACGCCGGTACCACCCTGCGGCAAGGCGAGGTTGTTGTGTCCGGCGGCAGAGTTCTGGGTGTAACCGCCACTGGCCGAGACATCTCCAAGGCCGTCGAACTGGCCTATCAAGGAGTTAAGGCTATCCATTTTGCTGGAGCCCACTACAGATCGGATATTGGACAGAGGGCTTTAAACAGGGAGTAG
- the purH gene encoding bifunctional phosphoribosylaminoimidazolecarboxamide formyltransferase/IMP cyclohydrolase, with protein sequence MKIKRALISVSDKTGLVDFARGLAKLGVEIISTGGTAKVLREASVPVIYISDVTGFPEILDGRVKTLHPNVHGGILAMRTEEHLSQLEEHNITPIDLVVVNLYPFRETIAKPEVTLEDAIENIDIGGPTMVRSAAKNHAYVGVVVNPQRYGQVLEALGEKGELTGDQRLELAREAFAHTASYDTAIANYLGSVSQAEAFRPEFNFSLVKVQDLRYGENPHQRAAFYKDPGITGPCIANAVQIHGKELSYNNILDANSALELVREFSEPSAVIIKHNNPCGTATAEDLPAAYRKAFAADTVSAYGGIVAVNRTLDGDTAAEMAKIFLEAVIAPDFTTEALDILTKKANLRLLKTGELTEQTNDVLEVRKVNGGLLVQQADRRVLNMDEVKVVTERQPSPQELKELIFAMTVVKHVKSNAIVLSKDGQIIGVGAGQMNRVGSARIAFEQAGEGARGAVMASDAFFPFRDTIDEAAKAGVKAVIQPGGSIRDEESIQACNEHGIAMVFTGMRHFKH encoded by the coding sequence ATGAAAATCAAACGCGCTTTAATTAGTGTTTCCGATAAAACCGGTCTGGTGGATTTTGCCAGGGGGTTGGCGAAACTGGGAGTGGAGATTATCTCCACCGGCGGCACCGCAAAAGTCCTGCGGGAGGCCAGTGTACCGGTAATTTATATATCAGATGTTACCGGTTTTCCGGAAATTTTGGATGGCCGGGTTAAAACCCTGCATCCCAATGTTCATGGTGGTATTTTAGCCATGCGGACCGAAGAACATCTTAGCCAACTTGAAGAACATAACATTACACCCATAGACCTGGTGGTGGTAAACCTTTATCCTTTTCGTGAAACCATTGCCAAACCTGAGGTGACCTTGGAAGATGCCATAGAAAATATTGATATTGGTGGGCCCACTATGGTACGGTCCGCGGCTAAGAACCATGCCTATGTGGGGGTTGTGGTCAATCCCCAGCGTTACGGTCAGGTTCTGGAAGCCTTAGGGGAAAAGGGAGAACTTACAGGAGATCAGCGTTTGGAGTTGGCCAGGGAAGCCTTTGCCCACACGGCCAGTTATGATACAGCCATTGCCAATTATCTGGGCAGCGTAAGCCAAGCAGAGGCATTTCGTCCTGAGTTTAACTTTTCTTTAGTCAAGGTCCAGGACTTGCGCTATGGGGAAAACCCGCACCAGAGGGCTGCCTTTTACAAAGATCCCGGCATTACTGGACCCTGTATTGCCAATGCCGTTCAAATTCATGGGAAAGAACTTTCCTATAATAATATCCTGGATGCCAACAGCGCCCTGGAACTGGTTCGAGAATTTAGTGAACCCAGTGCAGTTATCATTAAACATAATAATCCCTGTGGTACCGCCACTGCAGAGGATTTGCCAGCGGCTTACCGTAAGGCCTTTGCAGCGGACACTGTTTCTGCCTACGGGGGTATTGTGGCGGTGAACCGGACCCTTGATGGAGATACGGCCGCTGAAATGGCTAAGATCTTTTTGGAAGCGGTTATCGCACCGGACTTTACTACCGAAGCTTTGGACATTTTGACCAAGAAAGCCAATCTTAGGTTACTGAAAACCGGGGAACTAACGGAGCAAACCAATGATGTGTTAGAGGTCCGGAAGGTGAACGGGGGACTTTTGGTCCAGCAGGCAGATCGGCGGGTGTTGAACATGGATGAGGTGAAGGTTGTAACCGAACGCCAACCCTCGCCGCAAGAATTAAAGGAATTAATCTTTGCCATGACGGTGGTTAAGCATGTGAAGTCCAACGCCATTGTTCTTTCTAAGGATGGACAGATTATTGGTGTTGGGGCAGGCCAGATGAATCGGGTTGGCTCCGCCCGCATTGCCTTTGAACAGGCCGGCGAAGGGGCCCGGGGGGCTGTCATGGCCAGTGATGCCTTCTTCCCCTTCCGGGACACCATAGATGAAGCGGCCAAAGCCGGGGTGAAAGCCGTTATTCAACCCGGCGGTTCCATTCGGGATGAAGAATCCATTCAAGCTTGTAACGAGCACGGCATTGCCATGGTCTTTACCGGCATGCGGCATTTTAAGCACTAG
- the purN gene encoding phosphoribosylglycinamide formyltransferase: protein MNKLRIGVLASGRGSNLQSILDRCQEGTVAAEVVVVISDKPAAYALERARQAGITAFGLEIRSFPGKREYEQAVVKLLQDAGVELVCLAGYMRLVGESLLRAFPNRIMNIHPALLPSFTGLHGQRDALQYGVKISGCTVHFVDEGMDTGPIILQAAVPVLDDDTEESLSARILNQEHRIYPEAVKLFAEGRLQVVGRKVYIKK from the coding sequence ATGAATAAATTACGGATAGGGGTATTGGCTTCGGGGCGGGGTTCCAATTTGCAGTCCATCCTGGATCGCTGCCAGGAGGGGACAGTTGCGGCGGAAGTGGTGGTGGTAATCAGCGATAAACCTGCTGCCTATGCCCTGGAAAGGGCCCGGCAGGCAGGGATTACGGCCTTTGGGTTAGAGATTAGATCCTTTCCCGGTAAGAGAGAATACGAACAGGCTGTTGTTAAGCTTTTGCAAGATGCTGGTGTGGAACTGGTTTGCCTGGCAGGCTACATGCGCTTGGTGGGGGAATCCCTGTTAAGGGCTTTCCCTAATCGGATTATGAACATTCATCCTGCTTTATTGCCATCCTTTACCGGCTTACATGGGCAGAGGGATGCCCTGCAGTATGGGGTTAAGATATCTGGTTGCACGGTGCATTTTGTGGATGAAGGGATGGACACCGGCCCTATTATTTTACAAGCAGCGGTTCCGGTGCTGGATGACGATACAGAGGAAAGCCTGTCAGCCCGGATTCTCAATCAGGAACACCGGATTTATCCAGAGGCAGTTAAGTTGTTTGCTGAAGGACGGCTGCAGGTTGTGGGGCGGAAAGTATATATTAAGAAATGA